The Parus major isolate Abel chromosome 8, Parus_major1.1, whole genome shotgun sequence nucleotide sequence CTAGTACCGACTGTGGTTGAAAGAGCAGATGTTttgtgaaaatagaaaatagatgGAAGAGATGCTGCCAATAATAAAATGTCCCATAGGAAGCACAACCCATAATGACACCAGAAAATCTCAGCAGGACAATGGCGGGGGAAAGGAATGGTTCACCCAGAGATTGGCTCCACAGTCAGTAGTGCCTAGACAAATTTGTCCAAAACAGGGCTTTTCCTAGCTCCatgagctgctctctgctctggtcCCAGCACAGATTCCCTTTGCTCCTGCTATCCAGCAGCGCCTGCTCCCACTCCCCGTCTGGCTTTGCAGCAGGGCCACAGgggagcccaggctgctgcttctcctgtgctctgcccacCCCGGCCTCTCAATGCAGCCTTTCTTCACTGCCTGCGGAAATCCActtcctccagcaccagcctTACAAATAAAACCCTGAGTAATTTTGGTCTGGGcatttttctgcctctccctcctgtgctgagctgccttgcaagcagtgagagcagcacagagctgggagcagcacgAGCACAGAAAGCCCTGTCTGTCAGCACCACCTGAGCCATGCACAGGCGGGCAGTGTGTCTGCTTCAGGGTCCCACTGCtgattttttgtgatttttttttccctttgtttgcCTAGGGCAAGGACAAGTGGATGGCCTTGGCCCCACCCTGAcaggacagctccagctctgctgcacccAGAACTGAGCCACAGCTTGATTCTCTCCTCTGGGTGTTTCCTCCAGCTGTGTGAccctgcactcccagcccaACCTTTCATGTCATACCATCAGTCTTTTATTCAATTTCTACACACACTTTTTCCTCCGCCCCAGAGGAAGGGTGGGCCTtgtctccctgctgcccttccaAGAAGGCTTGACCTGCTGAGCAGGGGCAAAGCACTCACCTCCTTCAGTTCCATTGGCCCCATGCCTCCAGACAAAGGGGAGCAGGGATGATCTAAAACACAGAAGCCCCAgtccctccttcctttccacCAAGACTCTCTGGGTGGGCAGACAGAGTTCTTGGTGCAGGGTTTTCCCTATGTCTGTGATCATCCCCATAATGCTCTCTGGGGCAGCTTTCACAGGGCTCAGTGCCACTGAGGTCTGGGGTCACATCCTGAGCCCTGTAGGGTtgcccaggacagggcaggatgCATCCTCCAAGCCTCACAGCCTATGGAAGGACCtgggggctgctcagggctggtcAGGCTTCCTGATGTCCAAATTTCCCCCATTTCATGCCATGCTGCATTGGAGAATAGGCTCCCTGCTGACATGGGGCTGCTATTGAGGCAACTGGCTTATTAACTTCTCCTAATGATGTGAACGCTTCCTCCACTTCAGCTGTGACTCCTGAGGTAAGCAGGGCCGGGCTGTCTGATGCCAGATTTCCCTGCTGTTGCTGTATTACTGGGTTTACACAACCCCAGAGAAGGACAGGCTGTGCATGCCATGGGTGTGCCCAGCAGCTTCTGGGCAAAGGGGTCTTCACCACTGCTCATTCACCTACTGAGGAACAAAACCAGACAGCATGAAAGTCTCCCAGGCACATACCTGCCAAGTAAGGTGCTCCAGAGCTGTATGTGGCCCATGGAAAATAACTGGCTGCTCTGACAGTGGTAGCTAAGCAAGGCAGCCTGCTCTCCCTTTTCTCTGCCAGAGAAATTTGGGATAAGCCCCCTCACCTCTAAATGGGGGATCAGTGATAGAGCTTCCTGCAGACCTGTAGGAAAGaagattttgcatttctctcCCCTGGCTGGGTGAGGAGTGTCTCATGTGGCAAGGCCAGGCAAAGCCTGACACCCTGGGGTCACCCTATTCCTGCAGGTAGTGatggggctggtgctgccccaCTACTgtgtgctctgggctgtgctgtttctctgctgttttatGGGTTTTCCTAGGACCGAAGTACCTGTGCCTGGCATTTATAGTTCTGTTTCCAGGGCTGCTCATCTCTGTTCCTGCACCTcttgctctgccctgctctgccatgcCATGGTTGGCTGGTTGTCCTGGTTGCCGATGCTGTGCCATCTGTCGAGGTGGTAGCACTGCCTCCCCTTTTTGTTTCCCCGTGTTTCAAGCCTGTGGCCTGGTATCCACAGATGCCCTGACGAGGCatcttcctgcctgcctgggcaggTTGGGTGCTGGGCTGTCCCTCCCCAGTGCCACACTCGCTCAGCACCCCATATCTTATCTGCCCCCGTCTCGTGCTCTGCTCGTGGCCACCTGCCTTCTCAGTCAGGAGACGTGGTTTCTATTCCTGTCCCCTACGTCAGGCCTTGCTTTGCAGTGTGCCTGGcctggcagctccccagggctgaaCTGGGTGCTCAGCACCCCTACTTCAGCACCCCCAGTATTgatgcctgcagagcagctcacagAGGCCACAAGGGGTGCAATGAATTAAACTGCTTCCATGAAGAGCTTCACTGTGGTCCCCATGCAGGCTACAAAGTCGAGGCCATGCCTACACCTCCTGCCTGGACTCCTTGCAGCAGAGGGAATCTTTTCAGCCTCTCTGAgccaggatggggatgggggcAGTCTGGCCATCAGCCCTGGCAGGAAGAGCACTGGAGCCTGTGGCAAATGCAGCCCTCTGGCATGCTGCCTCCATAGAGGTCCTGCAAGGTATCCAACTGGAACTGAGTTTACAGTGCAGTTGCTCCTTTTACCAGATCCTGTCTCTAAACTTGCTTCATCACAATGAGGATGTTTGCTATACAGCATCCCTGGGTGCATCTGGCACCTTCCTGAAGGGCTCCAGAAATCTCTTCTGCCacttgtttgggtttgtttttttttttattccaggaaaAGAGATCAGGCCCAGCTAGTATCTAATCGGGAGCTATTCCagttctgcttttaaatgaaatgaagaGCCTTGGTTTTAAATCCCACTATATGGTTTTATTTGCCTTTACACtcaagctttttttcctttaagagaCTGCCTAATTACAGTTGGTTGGTAACCATAAAATGTAATAACTGGCAACAAAAGATAATTTCTACATTTAATGAAGTAGTTTGCTAAGCAATAAGATATAACTGCTTTGATACATACAGGTTACAGTTTATACTGTTACTTTTTAAAGattgtatttttccatgtgaCTAGGTTGTTTGGGAATGGAACTGTTACACTTAAATggaaattgaattaatttagtGCACCAAAATAGCATTGTAGAAGGGTTTGGGTGCCTTTTCAATGAATCAGAGCAGTGGTTTGACATGCATTCTGTAGGAAGCTGATTTAAGTGAGGTGCTATCCTCAGACAGTGACAGCCTGTGCAGGAGGATACATCCACACCAGGGAGTCCTGCTCCCATGGGCACTTTCTCTGAAATCCTGGATGAATTTTTCTTATCTTTGTGCTTAGCTCTCACCTGGGACTCTGTGCACTTTTTCCAGTGGTGGCTGCAGCCTGcaccctgctgccctgcactcCCTCCGTCTCCAGGAGCCAGCCTGCCATGGGCTTCCTCACCTTCATCTCATCCTAAGGgggattttaaaaagtgttcaGGTCTATGGATTGGAGCTGGGTTGGTGTTGACCTTTGGGGAGCTCAGGCTGCTGTTTCTGTCCAACAGGAAGGAGGGTGCAGAGGATGCTGCTGAGAGTGGCAGGAGGGTTGTGGCAGAAGCTTGTTGAGGAGCTTGTCCAGCTCTATGTCATTCTTTTATTCTGAGAAGTAAATAGATGGTGGggtggctgctgtggcagaggatGGGGACCACGGACCTCACTCTGTGTGACTACTCTGGCACAGCAGTGACTCTGCTGCTTGTGCAAACCTTCCTCAGCCCCTCGCTTGGCCCCAGCCCTGAATCTTGGACAGGGAGCACAAGGTAGGAATGGCCCcatttcctgcagagctggcttcCTTCACTCCACTGTTAGGTCATAATTTCATCATATCTGTTCTGGAGCTGGTGGGAGCTTGGGGTGATATGTGGAGTTCCATCAGTGCTGTCAGACAGTGCTGGAGAGGGGTTGAAGCTGTGGGCTGATGTTCAGAGCCCTCCCTTCCGTCAAGGAGCTCAGAGTATTTTCCACCCTTGTCCAAGGCAGGGGCTGCTTCTTGGTTGGCTGCATCCCTCCTCCCCTGGGACCACTCTCTTCCTTTGCCCCTCTTATTTCCCAGACAGAGGTCACTGCAGTCAGCACAGtctggtgggagctgctgctccaaacccaCCAGCCCTGCCCTAATGTGGTCTGGGATCTCTGGTTCTCACCACACACAGGCTGAGCCTGGAGGGTTAGCACAGACACAGGGCAGGAGTGGGGCTGTGGCCAGGGGACCAGCTCTGCTTCAGCAGGCACCTCAGTGTAACCAAAACAAGCTCACCCTTGGTCCCCTGTCAGGGAAACAGAGATAGATATTCTTATGGTCTTGCTCGAAGATCCTGGGACAGTCGTAGCTGCTTTGTTATGGATCCATGGGTGAGCACACTTTTACCAGCACTGGGATGCTGCAACTCTCAGGTCtttgagaaacacagaaaaggtgAAGCAATCACACTCTTTCCACTTGCATCTGAAATAAGAGGACATGGTTCCCTCTTGTCTCCTGAAGCTGGTGAGGGCGATGCCTTAGGCAGTACAGCCATGGCTTTCCTGGCATGTggtgcaggaagcagagcttcTCCAGGAAGAGGCCAGAGGAACGAGCTCTGACCTGCATCTCTATAGGAAACCAATGAAGAGCTAAAACCATCAGCACCCGGTGACTGGGGCAGCAACAACTGCTGGGGATTTTCTTACCTGCTGGGTACCAAGCTCCAAAGCAGGCCTGGAGCTGGACCCCTGAGAATCCGAGCCCGTGCGGGGTTTGCTGGGTCTCCCCCAGCACTGCGGACAACTGCTCTCCCCTCTGTACCGCAGGGTTTGCCCCGGGTTTCATTTGCGTGGCCCTTTTGGATGGATGATAAAACTGGCAAACAAAGCTGTGGCATTGCAGCAATGCCTTTTGGAggagtgtttttattttaaactaaactGAAGCAAAATTCAGGGCTTGTACCTTTTAACACCTACAGCTCCCGAGGAACAAGTTGCACCTCTGGGTCATTTCCCCAGGCAGGCTTTGCTTGATGACTATGTGATTGCTTTGGATGGGCCCTTACCCCTTAGGGGCTGACAGATGGGTGATGGGAATCTTTTGTCTGCCTGTCCCCGGGTGATCAGAAGAGTTTAGGGAAATGCCAGTCCCATTAGCTCTCTTTTGCAGACAGCAAGAAGCTGATCGTGCAGCGGGGTGGGGGTAGCTGCTTGTGCCCACAAGCCTTTCTGTCCCACAGCACCTCGTGGCAGGGATGCCAGTTCCTGGCATGCGGGGAGATGTCCTGACGTGTAGGGTTCTGACTTTCCTTTTGTGCATAAAATCACCCATTTTCCCCTCAAAGTTCAGAAGCTCAGGCTATTTGGGTTCTGCACATCCGCCAGAAGTTCAGACTGTCTGGGATCTGCAATAGACTTTGCACGGTCCCATTTGTCTATCACCTTTATGTTCAGGAGTCCAAACTAATCAAACTGTCTGGGTTCTGCAGCGAATTTTGCAGCTTGAGGTTGGTAGAGACATTAAGACCCATTTCTCCTAATGACCCTCACTCATCGAGCTGCTTGTAAAGACATTAGCACCCATTTCTCCTATCACTTTTCTAGTCAGAAACTGGTTTCACAGTTGCTCAGGCCTTTTTGCAAGACAGCTCTCCACAAATCTTTCTTCTGCATGACTCAAGTCATGACTTGCCACCCCATGAGAGGCTGTTCGGGCACAGGCCAGCTATTCAGAGCAGCACATAGCCAGGTTTGCCACTGGCCGGGCACCTGGCCACCACCTTTCCTGTTTACCCcagggtgacagcagggctctgtgtccctggctgtgtggGAGCAGGTAGTTGGGTGTTTACTGAGCAAGCATCCGCCAGTGCCCAGCCAGCACCCGGAGCTGGTGGGATCCCACCCCGTGCTGAATAGCAGTGCTGCGTTTAGGACTGGAAATGGTTACATGAAGAGCTGTGCCTTTTGGTGCCTGGTCCTAGGAAACCCAGCCCtcagctcttttccttccaggTGTTACTGGTGTATCCTACACCTGAGCTCCATGGCAGAGTGGCTCGCTTTATTTGGAGGCATCTTCTGGTCATGCACATCTGGATCCAGGCGATGCCAAAGGGAGCATCACTTAGGCCTTTGGTCTTCATGTTTAAGTTGCTCCAGCTGGAGTTCCCTGTGAGAACTTGTTCTCTGAATGTGCCGAGCAGGGCTGTGCATCGCTGTGGGAGCCCTCCTGGGACTGGGGCCCTGGGCCGGGGAAGCACAGCTCCAtcaggctgctccagggttTTGAATTCTCCAGCTGGTCAGGGTACTGCAAAGGTCTTGAGAGAGCAACGTATTGTGTCTTTTTTTAGGGCCTGTTAAGTGCTGTAGCTGGAGAAGAGCTTTGATAACTGTATCTGTTCTGAAGAGCTTTTAAGAACTGCTGAAATTTCCCCAAAACAGTGTAAGAATGGGCTGCTTTGCTGGTAGATGAATGTTTCTTACTGATAGCATCTGCTTTGGATGTTTCTTCGCTGTGGAGAGAAGGGGCGTGATGATGGATTTGCTTCagcacctttattttttttcctgtaattagCTCATCAGTCCTCTGTGGCTTGGATAGAAACTTCAACAGAAAATTGTCAAAATATTGACTATGAGATGTTTTTAAATTGAAGAGTCCATCCTGATGCGGctacatttctctgttttcttcctgtttatACCCTGAAAAAGCCTCACAGGATCTGTGTTTATGAACAGGCAGTGTaagctttgtggttttctttctcctgtatGCTGTCACACTGTCTAGCAGCTGTGGATCTGGGGGGATCCTTGCTTGCTGCAGGTTCCTttcagggaagctgctgctttttggtgTAGTGGGAGGCTGAGTAACTCCCCATTTCTATGACAACAGTTTCACTTCATGGTGGTAATGTCTTCATAGATAGCTCTCAAAGGCAGCTCCCTTTATTTCTTACAGAAGCAGGTCTCAGGTGATACTTTTAACAAACCCAATCCTCTAAAAACCGATCCtctaaaaaagtttaaaagttgCTCAAGGATAGAGGGATTGGTGGTGCTGACCCTAGAGAACAACAGAACAGGACTTGAGGAAGAGAAGGGTAAAGGAAAAGTCCCCTAGAACAGGTCTCTCTGCCTCAAAATCCAGGAGGACGGAGGAGCTATTTGAATCCCTTTCCCAAGTGTGAGCTTGTGCTGGAATTGGAATTAAGGGCATAAAGAAGTTCCATTTCTGTCCTTCCCCTCTGTTTCTCCTCTCACTGTGGGATCTCTGACAAACTTCTCTGTTCATAGCAGAGGGTCAGAAGACAGCAGAGGCCTTGGTGTCACCATCACCTTTTCCTAGCACAGCTCTAACCTCGCATCAGCCAAGGGAAGCCTCTGACTTCAGTCCAGTGATCACTGCCATTCCTCAGACAAGCCTGGAGAAAAACTTGACCGCTGCAACACTCAGCGCCACTGGTGCCCACGCTACAGAGGTGGACAGTGCCTTCATCCCCACCACCCTCATGGCAGGCTCCAAGGCAGAGAGACTGCAGGCTTCTACCACTGCCCGTCCTGGGGACATCACAGTTACACACCCTGAGCATGACAACATGAGCTTGTCAgtcaacagcagcactgaaatccCCTCCCCTACCTTGACTGCCAGTACTCTGGAAGAAAACCAGACCAGCCATGAAGCCACAGAGCCTTTCAGCACAACTGAAGAACCAGATGATGCCAGCAGTGCTACCCCCACGCCTCCTCTGAACACTGTGCCTGGTGaggttttgccttttctgcCTGTGTACAAAGTCCTGCCTCAAGGATGCACAACCTGGAAATGTCTGAGCATTTTCCTGGTAactggggagagggggaagaagggaaTGAAACACTAAGCAGTGCAACATTTGCAGAGATGTTGGTTCAGCATCCTCTTTGCAAACATCATTAATTTTAGTATTAGTAGTGCTGGCTGCTTTCTGATCAGGATACTGACTGTGTGTGGGGACATCCTTCATAAACCTAATCTGAAACAACATGGCTtagcagcactgcccagctgggCCTTTCTGGCATCAGGGCTGGGGGCTCAATGGGAGCCTCCCTGGAGAAGCATGCCCTCCCTTAACACAAAACATGGAGATGGGCAAGCACAAGTGACAGCTCATCCATTCCTGTGCAAACACAGGGAACCCTACCCTTCCTTCAGATCCCTCTGGACAGCATGGGGACTGGCTATAGGGTCTTCAATCCCAATTTTGCTCATCTTGGGGCCTGCCAGGCTGTCACACACCCCCAGTGCAAGGCAGATACTGATTGATCACTGATCTGCATGGTGTACATGAACAACTGCATTGTGTTCCTCGTTTGTCCTGCTGTTCTGCAACACACTGACACAGCCTCAGGGGATTCTGTTacccagtccctgggcagccccctTTGTGCTCTCTGTAAGGAGGGATGAGAGGCCTTTCCCAGTGTCTTGCTCCGGGGTGATCCCCAGCTCTGTGTAGAGTTGTTTAAGCTTGTCTGCTTGCCCTTTGTCCCCAAGGACAGGCCTTGTGAGCCCAGCTGAGGTTGGCTGACACTGCAGATTGGCACATATGAAAATTGAGAGGACTTTCTAAGCACTGTGGGTTATAGTGTGactcagctgtggctgtgctaAAGGTTCTGCttgttttccaaaggatttACAATAAGCTGCTATTCCTATAGTCCCAGCAATCTTCCTTACAGTCTTGCTTCCATCTTGCCCAGTCCCACAGAACAGTGTGTTTGCACTGGATACTTTGAAATAACTTCTTGTTCCTATTTTGCAGCATCAACTAACAGCTCTCAGTCAGGGCTTTTTGATGGGCAAACCCTGGGGCCCACAGAAGCAAGGTCTGAAACCAAGCCAGGAACAAGCCCTGTGGGTGCCACAGAGGAGAGCAGTGTGGGGCCCAGAACATCCTCTGCTCCAGTCTCCATTGTAGGGAGCACGTCCATCGCTACTGCCTCCAGGACTGTGCCGGTGACACCCCTCGTGACCAGCTccacctctgccagcacagctgccatcCCCACCAGCACACCTACACTGGCACAGTCACTGGAGCACAGGCATGAGAAGACTTCTGTGTTGGATGTTGGTGATGATGACAACTCAGGTaaattctctgcttttaaagggctgcccagggagatggtggggtcaccgtccctggaggtgtttaaggaaagactggacatggTACTCAatgccatggtctagttgacaaggtggtgttagGTCATACATTGGACTGATAATCacagagatcttttccagctgaataGTTTCTGTAATTGTTTTGTAGCTGTTCTCACAAAACATGGCAAAGGGCTGGAGCTACCTCAAATTACCTCTTGGTTGTACTGAGGACAACCAGAAAAGACAAAGCTTTGCTGTTCCAGCTCTTGAAGGCTCTCCTTTGGTCTCATTCCCTTGGTTCTCCTTGCAGAGCTACCCAATTTGGCTGGTAAAACGAGGGCTGATCCCTTGGTAATCACTGTGATCTCCGTCTTCATTGTCATGGTGGGCATCCTGGGCCTGGTGGGCTTCCTGCGATACCGCCAGCACAACAACCGCATGGAGTTCCGGCGCCTGCAGGACCTGCCCATGGTGAGTCgtgcctccagcccagcctgatgTGGGCTGGCTTGCCACTGGCTGCTTTGCAGTTCTCCCTCTACTACATTAGCAATGCTTTGGGTATTTGCAGCAGCACCAATGCTGATCACACACTCCTGTTCCTCCTTAGGTCCCTCTCCTTCCATCCAAGGTTTGAATCAAGACAGCAAGTCTCAAGGCTGGGTACTAAAGAAGCTCTCTGCCTTCCCCTCACTCTGCAGGGGAATGCTGAGAGGTtagagagaggaaggagagctCCATCCAGGCTTGTCCTGAAATGACACCTTCCTAACCTCTCCTCCTGTTTTCTGATATATTTGCTTTGTAACTATGACAAAGCAGATTTTACGCTCTGTTTCAGGGAGGTTGActgtttgtctgtctgtctgtctgtgtttgACCCTTTGGGAATACAAAAATCTATGAGGCTGGACTAGCTCTGGGGAAGCTGCAAATAACTCCCTGAACGTTTTGGGATAGAGGAGTACCACAGCTAGCAAGCAAGCTGGTGCTGTTTCAAGCTGAGTGGAGTTTTCAACAGCCAGTGTTTtccacatccctgcagcagccaggcagtTCCTGCACACACCTCTTCTCTCCaaatgctgcagcaggagggagacTGACAATTCTGAGATCCAGGAACTGCACAGTGGCAGCATTTAGGTGGATGGCTGGGCAGATGGCCACACCGTGGCTGATGAGGTtgtgctgcctgcacagcagTCTCCCAGGCTGGGACCATGATGCCATCGTGCAGACATCTCATTAAAGCACCCTCTTCTCTGCTTCTAGGATGACATGATGGAGGACACCCCTCTCTCCCTCTACAGCTACTAGGCAACCAGGCTGTCCactgcccagaggaaaaggccTTGAGGACTTGGTCCCAGACGATCTCCTGAGCAATGAGGGGCTGTGATTTGCACACAACTGAAAGATCCTTTTCAGATGGTTTTTGGTTTTAGACATTTTAAATAGTTCAGTGTTGAAGTTCTTATGCTGCGAATCAGAGCCCAAGTCTGACCCCTTTCTCCAGACTTTCCTCAAAACAATGCCCTGAAGAGGTGTCTCCTCCTTTTAGTGTGGCAACCAATTAGCCAAGACAACCTTTGCCATGATGTTCTGCATGGATCTCTTCTGTTCATCTTGGTGGCTGCTGCCTTCAAAGGAGGTGGGCAAGTGATCCAGACTAGGGCTCTTAACACTGGTGGTGTCAGCACAGTACCAGCAAAGGAGACTGCTGTTTTCTGAGGAAGCCAAGGATGTGGAAATCAGTTCTCTTGGGCTCCCTcttgttctgtatttttaaggttatttgttttgggggttttcttgcactttttttgttcctgtttcagCTTTAGTCCCAGGATTTGCATTACCCATCCTGAAACACCTACCAGGATAAAAGACTACCCTGCTTCCTTGCTAGATGTATACCTTTTCTCTTTAACCAGGGAAAACAGTTTTGTGGCCACTGGAGAAGTGCCCCTGCTACTTGATGTTGCTTTGAAGTTGCTGGGAGGAAAATGAACATAATGTTAGCTTAACCGAGCTTGATAGGACTCAGTTTATTGCCAATTAGACACGCTAATTTGGTCTCTCCAAAAGTAGGAAACCATGTCTCCTACACTTGATGCTTTTGGCATATGTGTAAACTCCTTTTTCCAGGCTCAGTAAATGCTTTAGTCCATTTCCCTGCCTGGGCTAACACAAGCCTTTCCTCAGGTACCTCCCATTTTGCTTCTAGCATCTGGTTGCTGGAAGTTTTACAAAACTGGTACTTTGCTCTCCCTCCTATGCTATGCAAAGTCAAAGCTCCTCTACTTTCTGATGTTGGTCTTTTGAGCCAGTTGGTGTCTTGTCATGAGGACAGATCCTGGATGTAGGTGCCTTCCCTTTCTTGGTGTTATGTTGATTAGATCCTGCACTTTTGCCTCAAAATATCACTGCTGTAGACTGCATCCAAGGCTCTTGAGGCCTCTCAAGGAAAACCATAGACCAGAGCCTCTGAGTGTAAATCAGAGGATCTTTTGGTGCCCTTGCCTCAGAAAGACCAGAGTGTGTGTGACATGAGAGTCTTCATGTAATTACACCTGCTCCTGTTTTCTAACTCACATTTGACTGCAGGTAAATGGAAACACATGCCTTCTCTAGAGTGTTTGATTTTTGACTAACCCAGTTGCTCCCTCAGGATACAGCAAGGGCTAGAGTTTATCTGCCACATTGCTCTTACAAGCCTCagtttctcctctcctttcagTATCAGCATCACTGAACCCCACAAAGGACAGGTACCAGACCTCACTTGCAAAAgaaccctttttttcccagtgctgttACTGGTTGTCGTagcagggaagagggaattTCCCCATCAGCTGAGCTCAATTTTTACCCGGAAACCCCAGAGGAAGAGCAGAACCGGTTTGGGCCAAATAGATGAACTGGATATGGGAGCAATTCCTCCTCCCTGTGTTGCTGCTTCCAGAGTGGCTGGAAGCAGAAGTTCTGCTGTTGGCTTTGGCCTTCCATCTGTGCATTGATGCCCAGTAAAATAGGGAGGAGGGCTGGTTCTCTCCTGTGATTGCATGAGAACTAAAGAGCAATTGTCACAACTCCAAAGCTTTTGTATCAAGCCTTGTCTGCACAGAGCAATCTCCCTAGCTACAGACTTGTTTCCCCTGCCGGAGGGCAGGGTGCTACTGGTTTTCGGCACAAAGTTGGCAAGTCAGTGGTGGAAAACAGAACTCCATCCTGGCTGGAACTGGTGCAGGCTGGCATATCTGGGAAGTGTGTCTGCACACAATCAAAAGGGCAGGGGCTGGTTGTTCTGGTTTCCCATGCATCACTGTCCAGGGGAAAGGGATGAGGAGGAAAACTCGCCCAACACCAAAGTGCAACTTTGTTTGTAAAATATGTTGatagtggattttttttttttctgcaataaagTTACAAATGCCAAAAGTGTCACAGTCCTCATATTTTCATTGCAAACATCTAACTGAAAAGCTTTTATATATCACAATGAATCTTGTGATAGATAAACAGCAGCAAGTTTGGGGCACAAAGAATCACAGAGATGATAACTAAGAAATGCCAAACAGTTATGAACCATAGCTCTTGACCGTTCAGAAGGACACCACCCCCTGCCTGTGTTCCTTCTTGTCAGGGTCATTCCTGGTCTGGGTCAACCGAGATTAATTTTTGTACAGTTAAATCAGATGAAATCTGTCTTAGAGAAACACACTAGACCAAAAAAATCTAATCTACACCTTTAGATTCCCTTCTTTTGCCTCTGAAGATTTTCTCATGTTGTCAGCTGTAACCCCAAAccttatttacagaaatttccTGAAAGCCAGCCTAATCCAAACTTACAAAGCATCACCTGTTATGCTTCTTTCTATAGTACAGCAGACAAAGCAAACTGAAAGGcacatacttattttttttttttttttttagttttatagCTGTTTTGAGCTCTTCCCTTCAGACCTCAGACCTGCAGGGAGGTAAATGCTCAAAAGCCCAGCTTCTGCTACAGACCTGGTAAGAGACTCTCCTGAGCTAAGAGTCTCTCCTAGCTGTTAAAATACTTTGGCAAAATCAGTAAGCTCATGTCATAGATTTCTTGTATTAAAGATTTTCTcttgcaaaagcaaaattacttGGTAATTTGGCTTATGCTGTTTTCTAAAGAGTTCC carries:
- the LOC107208497 gene encoding endochitinase A-like isoform X1 is translated as MEGTRRALLHLAAACCLLCALPAEGQKTAEALVSPSPFPSTALTSHQPREASDFSPVITAIPQTSLEKNLTAATLSATGAHATEVDSAFIPTTLMAGSKAERLQASTTARPGDITVTHPEHDNMSLSVNSSTEIPSPTLTASTLEENQTSHEATEPFSTTEEPDDASSATPTPPLNTVPASTNSSQSGLFDGQTLGPTEARSETKPGTSPVGATEESSVGPRTSSAPVSIVGSTSIATASRTVPVTPLVTSSTSASTAAIPTSTPTLAQSLEHRHEKTSVLDVGDDDNSELPNLAGKTRADPLVITVISVFIVMVGILGLVGFLRYRQHNNRMEFRRLQDLPMDDMMEDTPLSLYSY
- the LOC107208497 gene encoding endochitinase A-like isoform X3, coding for MEGTRRALLHLAAACCLLCALPAEGQKTAEALVSPSPFPSTALTSHQPREASDFSPVITAIPQTSLEKNLTAATLSATGAHATEVDSAFIPTTLMAGSKAERLQASTTARPGDITVTHPEHDNMSLSVNSSTEIPSPTLTASTLEENQTSHEATEPFSTTEEPDDASSATPTPPLNTVPASTNSSQSGLFDGQTLGPTEARSETKPGTSPVGATEESSVGPRTSSAPVSIVGSTSIATASRTVPVTPLVTSSTSASTAAIPTSTPTLAQSLEHRHEKTSVLDVGDDDNSELPNLAGKTRADPLVITVISVFIVMVGILGLVGFLRYRQHNNRMEFRRLQDLPMVPLLPSKV
- the LOC107208497 gene encoding endochitinase A-like isoform X2 yields the protein MEGTRRALLHLAAACCLLCALPEGQKTAEALVSPSPFPSTALTSHQPREASDFSPVITAIPQTSLEKNLTAATLSATGAHATEVDSAFIPTTLMAGSKAERLQASTTARPGDITVTHPEHDNMSLSVNSSTEIPSPTLTASTLEENQTSHEATEPFSTTEEPDDASSATPTPPLNTVPASTNSSQSGLFDGQTLGPTEARSETKPGTSPVGATEESSVGPRTSSAPVSIVGSTSIATASRTVPVTPLVTSSTSASTAAIPTSTPTLAQSLEHRHEKTSVLDVGDDDNSELPNLAGKTRADPLVITVISVFIVMVGILGLVGFLRYRQHNNRMEFRRLQDLPMDDMMEDTPLSLYSY